A genomic stretch from Pyxidicoccus xibeiensis includes:
- a CDS encoding sensor histidine kinase, protein MRAPPRLVWSLPETARPPGRGLRDWGLLAALCVLAALEVAARPELSWRSPSVLVCIALIPTLLWRRSRPLPMVTVAFGASAAVALARLVTGTALPGLHMSAFLLLLPYALFRWGKEREALVGLVLILASASLDFVSTGVRGTDVLGGFAILLSAVALGVAFRYRADAHARELEQVKLREREELARDLHDTVAHHVSAIAIRAQAGLALASKRPEAAVDALRVIEAEASRALTEMRGMVRVLRRGEPADLAPGRRVEDLRELAGLHAEGPGVDVDLSGDLDSLSASVSAAIYRLAQESVTNARRHARHATRIQVGVTVEAASVRLRVSDDGEPVQARPSGAVGYGLIGMAERAALLGGSCHAAPNPERGWTVTAVLPRNGLTP, encoded by the coding sequence ATGCGCGCTCCTCCCCGCCTCGTCTGGTCCCTGCCGGAGACCGCCCGCCCGCCTGGCCGGGGGCTCCGGGACTGGGGCCTGCTCGCTGCACTCTGCGTGCTCGCGGCGCTCGAGGTGGCAGCGAGACCCGAGCTGTCGTGGCGGTCCCCGTCCGTGCTCGTCTGCATCGCGCTCATCCCCACGCTCCTGTGGCGCAGGTCGCGACCGCTGCCCATGGTCACCGTCGCCTTCGGTGCGAGCGCCGCCGTGGCGCTGGCCAGGCTGGTGACCGGCACGGCGCTGCCGGGGCTGCACATGTCGGCCTTCCTGTTGCTCCTGCCCTACGCGCTCTTCCGCTGGGGCAAGGAGCGCGAGGCCCTGGTGGGGCTGGTGCTCATCCTCGCGTCGGCGTCGCTGGACTTCGTCTCGACGGGAGTCCGGGGGACCGACGTCCTCGGCGGCTTCGCCATCCTGCTGTCCGCCGTGGCACTCGGGGTGGCGTTCCGCTACCGCGCCGACGCCCACGCGCGCGAGCTCGAGCAGGTCAAGCTGCGCGAGCGGGAGGAGCTGGCGCGCGACCTCCACGACACGGTCGCCCATCACGTGTCGGCCATCGCGATTCGCGCACAGGCCGGCCTGGCCCTGGCGTCCAAACGCCCCGAGGCCGCGGTCGATGCGCTGCGCGTCATCGAGGCGGAAGCCTCCCGGGCCCTCACCGAGATGCGCGGCATGGTCCGGGTGCTGAGGAGAGGCGAGCCCGCCGACCTCGCACCCGGCCGGCGCGTCGAGGACCTGCGGGAGCTGGCGGGCCTCCACGCCGAAGGGCCCGGCGTCGACGTGGACCTCTCCGGAGACCTCGACAGCCTCTCCGCCTCCGTCTCCGCGGCCATCTACCGACTCGCGCAGGAGTCCGTCACCAACGCCCGGCGCCACGCGCGCCACGCGACGCGAATCCAGGTCGGCGTCACCGTCGAGGCGGCGTCGGTCCGCCTGCGGGTCAGCGACGACGGCGAGCCCGTCCAGGCCCGCCCCTCCGGCGCGGTCGGCTACGGCCTCATCGGGATGGCGGAGCGGGCGGCACTGCTCGGGGGCAGCTGCCACGCGGCCCCCAACCCCGAGCGCGGCTGGACGGTGACCGCCGTGCTCCCCCGGAACGGACTGACGCCATGA
- a CDS encoding response regulator, translating to MSVRVVIADDQEIVRTGLAMLLEAQADLEVVGVAADGRQAVELALALRPDVCLFDIRMPGMDGIEATRRLAGPGVEHPMAVVVITTFDQDDYVYAALKAGARGFLLKDAGPDLLAQAIRAAANGDALIAPAVTARLLSTFAGARPGRPRPQPREPLTDREEEVLLTVARGRTNAEVAEELHISLSTVKSHIASLMAKLGARNRVEIAIWAYEAGRIRG from the coding sequence ATGAGTGTTCGAGTCGTCATCGCCGACGACCAGGAGATTGTCCGCACCGGGCTCGCCATGCTCCTGGAGGCCCAGGCAGACCTCGAGGTCGTGGGGGTCGCGGCCGACGGACGCCAGGCCGTCGAGCTCGCGCTCGCGCTGCGCCCCGACGTGTGCCTGTTCGACATCCGCATGCCCGGCATGGACGGCATCGAGGCCACCCGCCGGCTCGCCGGGCCCGGCGTCGAGCATCCCATGGCGGTCGTCGTCATCACCACCTTCGACCAGGACGACTACGTGTACGCCGCCCTCAAGGCAGGGGCCCGCGGCTTCCTGCTCAAGGACGCCGGGCCGGACCTGCTCGCCCAGGCCATCCGCGCCGCCGCCAACGGGGACGCGCTCATCGCTCCGGCCGTCACCGCGCGGCTCCTCTCCACGTTCGCGGGCGCGCGCCCCGGACGACCCCGGCCGCAGCCGCGCGAGCCGCTCACCGACCGCGAGGAGGAGGTCCTCCTCACCGTCGCCCGCGGGCGCACCAACGCGGAGGTCGCCGAGGAGCTGCACATCAGCCTCAGCACCGTGAAGAGCCACATCGCGAGCCTGATGGCCAAGCTCGGGGCCCGCAACCGCGTCGAGATTGCCATCTGGGCCTACGAGGCCGGCCGCATCCGCGGCTGA
- a CDS encoding PPC domain-containing protein gives MNCRSLVSLLTGALLLLSACDGEPLDAPSPSPGSQIRALVDGTLVNGQPLTFLAAPTGAQRLYTLDVPANQNAVTFTTTGGPGNADMLVSFGATPTSANALCASAQTGSAETCTVSGRSTAGTWYVLLSATSAFSNVTLTGSYQAGATDSTPTQVLTRGQAVIDLAGAVGSWRTYSLVVPAEQARLDVQVSGGTGDADLYLRQGSAPTLTAYDCRPRTVGNEENCSVNAPQAGTWYILLRGYTVFSGAKLVATTTPVQTPLVNGQPVTALSGASSSLRYFTLDVPAGQSLLKVTLAGGTGDADLYVKQAALPTTSSYDCRSMAGGSTETCSVTSPLAGTWHIMVRGYSAFSGVTLLASTVSDGATGIPLVNGQPVANLASDNGSPSLFRLDVPADVAQVRFEVPSGTTGDYEMYVKRGGEPTTSSYDCKQGSTHGGAASCVFSQPQAGAWYVLLKAAAPENVYRGLSLVGTSSGVVRNRVLTNGQPVTDVSATLNDFLYYTLEVPAGQRRLAVWGDGGTGRGWLHARYGSRPTEATYTCKTLTPNACFIENPQAGTWHFLVRAYEPLSGLTLTAGYSASIPPVTALENGQASAAFSGTPLDVRTFTLQVPPVQGRLTFNLSDAGSGAILYAKHGSEPTRQDYDCAVTCKVDRPTAGTWYVKVFASRPYSGVTLTGGYTAPTPLTNFDSETVVPEDSPSRSVHYYRFEVPPGRTGLSFVASGLVQFDLDLYVKRGALPSRTDHDCASATVNTAYERCDFFDPQEGTWFVRVESTHVYNQPTWHNTVVASHSETGPVSTITDNAPVRVHGDRNSFQTWQLQVPAGQPYLLAEVLDSMKYTWAGGELWLQHEAAPTLFSFKCIARESCLIPEPAAGTWFITLRGAGSFDGALRVTTMSRDRRQLTSGIWENPLNGEPDSMTLYTLEVPAGASDLSFRLMAQATNGRFASLFVRQGTPPNEYQYDCKVLNGVGKEGNCDFVQPRAGTWYVGVRDAQGGSLARVRGTYAMTPGEGIPELTPFVARSGLSGAEGSVQHWKMEVPAGQRMLWFATRAGLGDATLRVKVDGRPVAGASLDCVTQSTDEGRLCFIPNPRAGTWFVSLVGGADYKYRSLTGAYVNANTVASLTNGVPIPSLWVGNELPQYFKLEVPPGEALLTFDVDFLAQEKGALQVHISRDALPTTAGTPCAEPSAGVVRCRVLSPEAGTWYARVMSTRSGTNGWVGGVRLVGFHAPQVDDVPLLLNGSPTRGLSGSATQTRVFKLMAPEGARELVVMLGSEVSPARGVVSVAFRKGSPPTATEWDCASAPGNGAYCQRDTPAAGLWYVSVTPSSYYSDIYLVALAR, from the coding sequence ATGAACTGTCGTTCTCTCGTCTCCCTGCTCACCGGAGCGCTGCTCCTGTTGAGCGCTTGTGATGGCGAGCCGCTCGACGCACCCTCCCCTTCGCCCGGCAGTCAGATTCGGGCGTTGGTGGATGGGACGCTCGTCAATGGCCAGCCCCTCACCTTCCTCGCGGCTCCGACTGGAGCCCAGCGCCTCTACACCCTGGACGTTCCCGCGAACCAGAACGCGGTGACCTTCACCACGACGGGCGGTCCCGGGAACGCGGACATGCTCGTCTCCTTCGGAGCCACTCCCACTTCCGCCAATGCCCTGTGCGCCTCGGCGCAAACCGGCAGCGCGGAGACCTGCACCGTCTCCGGGCGCTCGACCGCGGGCACCTGGTACGTGCTGCTCTCCGCCACGAGCGCCTTCTCCAACGTGACGCTCACGGGGAGCTACCAGGCCGGGGCGACGGACAGCACACCTACCCAGGTGCTCACGAGGGGCCAGGCGGTGATTGACCTCGCCGGTGCCGTGGGCAGCTGGCGGACGTACTCCCTGGTGGTCCCCGCCGAGCAGGCCCGCCTGGACGTGCAGGTGTCCGGCGGCACCGGGGATGCGGACCTCTACCTGCGGCAAGGCAGTGCCCCCACCCTCACGGCGTACGACTGTCGCCCCCGCACGGTCGGCAATGAGGAGAACTGCTCGGTGAACGCGCCCCAGGCAGGCACCTGGTACATCCTGCTTCGTGGCTACACGGTGTTCAGCGGCGCGAAGCTGGTGGCTACCACCACGCCCGTGCAGACGCCGCTCGTGAATGGGCAGCCCGTCACGGCGCTCTCGGGTGCCTCGAGCTCGCTGCGCTACTTCACCCTGGACGTTCCCGCGGGGCAGAGCCTCCTCAAGGTGACCCTGGCGGGCGGAACGGGCGACGCGGACCTCTATGTGAAGCAAGCGGCGCTGCCCACGACGAGCAGCTACGACTGCCGCTCCATGGCCGGCGGAAGCACCGAGACGTGCTCGGTGACGAGCCCCCTGGCGGGCACCTGGCACATCATGGTGCGTGGCTACTCCGCGTTCAGCGGCGTCACCCTGCTCGCGTCAACCGTGAGCGACGGCGCCACCGGCATCCCGCTCGTCAATGGCCAGCCCGTCGCGAATCTCGCCAGCGACAATGGCAGTCCGTCCCTCTTCCGGTTGGACGTGCCCGCCGACGTCGCGCAGGTCCGCTTCGAGGTGCCCTCCGGCACGACGGGCGACTACGAAATGTATGTGAAGCGCGGGGGCGAGCCGACGACGAGCAGCTACGACTGCAAGCAGGGCAGCACCCATGGTGGCGCGGCCTCCTGCGTCTTCAGCCAGCCCCAGGCGGGCGCCTGGTACGTCCTGCTCAAGGCCGCCGCCCCGGAGAATGTCTACCGCGGCCTGTCGCTGGTGGGGACCAGTTCGGGCGTGGTCCGCAACAGGGTGCTGACCAACGGCCAGCCCGTGACGGATGTCTCCGCGACGCTCAACGACTTCCTCTATTACACGCTGGAGGTGCCGGCGGGGCAGCGCCGGCTGGCCGTGTGGGGGGATGGCGGCACGGGCCGGGGCTGGCTCCATGCGCGGTACGGCAGCAGGCCCACGGAAGCGACCTACACGTGCAAGACGCTCACCCCCAACGCCTGTTTCATCGAGAACCCCCAGGCAGGGACGTGGCACTTCCTGGTGAGAGCCTACGAGCCGCTCTCGGGGCTCACGCTGACGGCCGGCTATTCAGCGTCCATCCCTCCGGTGACAGCGCTCGAGAATGGCCAGGCCTCGGCGGCGTTCTCGGGCACGCCGCTGGACGTGAGGACCTTCACCCTCCAGGTGCCGCCAGTCCAGGGCCGGCTCACGTTCAACCTGAGCGACGCCGGCAGCGGCGCGATTCTCTACGCGAAGCACGGAAGCGAGCCGACGCGCCAGGACTACGACTGTGCCGTCACCTGCAAGGTGGACCGCCCCACGGCCGGGACCTGGTACGTGAAGGTCTTCGCGAGCCGGCCCTACTCTGGCGTGACGCTCACGGGTGGCTACACGGCGCCCACGCCGCTGACCAACTTCGACTCCGAGACAGTCGTTCCCGAGGACTCCCCGTCGCGCTCCGTGCACTACTACCGCTTCGAGGTTCCGCCCGGGAGGACCGGGTTGAGCTTCGTGGCGTCGGGCCTGGTCCAGTTCGACCTGGACCTCTACGTCAAGCGGGGCGCCCTGCCGTCACGGACGGACCATGACTGCGCTTCCGCCACGGTGAACACGGCCTACGAGCGCTGCGACTTCTTCGACCCGCAGGAGGGGACCTGGTTCGTCCGCGTGGAGAGCACCCATGTCTACAACCAGCCGACCTGGCACAACACCGTCGTCGCCTCGCACTCGGAGACCGGACCGGTCTCCACCATCACCGACAATGCCCCGGTGCGTGTCCACGGGGACCGGAACAGCTTCCAGACCTGGCAGCTCCAGGTGCCCGCGGGGCAGCCCTACCTCCTCGCGGAGGTGCTCGACAGCATGAAGTACACCTGGGCGGGCGGTGAGCTCTGGCTTCAGCACGAGGCCGCCCCGACCCTCTTCTCCTTCAAGTGCATCGCGCGGGAGTCCTGTCTCATTCCCGAGCCCGCGGCCGGCACCTGGTTCATCACCCTCCGCGGCGCTGGCTCATTCGACGGTGCGCTACGGGTCACCACGATGAGCCGGGACCGGCGGCAGCTGACGAGCGGCATCTGGGAGAACCCTCTCAACGGCGAGCCGGATTCGATGACCCTCTACACGCTGGAGGTGCCCGCCGGTGCCAGCGACCTGAGCTTCCGGCTGATGGCCCAGGCCACGAATGGCAGATTCGCGAGCCTCTTCGTGCGCCAGGGGACGCCTCCCAACGAATACCAGTACGACTGCAAGGTGCTGAACGGGGTTGGGAAGGAAGGCAACTGTGACTTCGTCCAGCCCCGGGCGGGCACCTGGTACGTGGGCGTGCGAGACGCCCAGGGAGGCTCCCTCGCCAGGGTGCGAGGGACCTACGCCATGACTCCGGGCGAGGGCATCCCCGAGCTCACGCCCTTCGTCGCGCGCTCCGGCCTCTCGGGCGCGGAGGGCTCCGTGCAGCACTGGAAGATGGAGGTGCCAGCGGGGCAGCGCATGCTGTGGTTCGCGACACGAGCGGGCCTGGGAGACGCGACGCTTCGGGTGAAGGTAGACGGCAGGCCCGTCGCTGGAGCGAGCCTGGACTGCGTCACCCAGTCCACGGATGAAGGCCGGCTGTGCTTCATCCCCAATCCGAGGGCGGGAACCTGGTTCGTGTCACTCGTCGGCGGAGCAGACTACAAGTACCGCTCACTGACCGGCGCCTATGTGAACGCGAACACGGTGGCGTCTCTCACGAATGGCGTGCCCATTCCCAGCCTGTGGGTCGGCAACGAGCTGCCGCAGTACTTCAAGCTGGAGGTGCCTCCTGGCGAGGCCCTGCTGACGTTCGACGTGGACTTCCTCGCGCAGGAGAAAGGGGCCCTCCAGGTCCACATCTCCCGGGATGCGCTCCCCACCACGGCAGGTACGCCCTGCGCGGAGCCCTCGGCCGGTGTCGTGCGTTGCCGGGTGCTCTCGCCCGAAGCGGGGACGTGGTACGCCCGGGTGATGTCCACCCGCTCCGGCACCAACGGGTGGGTTGGGGGTGTCCGGCTGGTCGGCTTCCACGCCCCCCAGGTGGACGACGTCCCCCTGCTCCTCAACGGCAGTCCGACCCGCGGGCTCTCCGGCTCGGCGACCCAGACGCGAGTCTTCAAGCTCATGGCTCCGGAGGGTGCCAGGGAGCTCGTCGTGATGCTGGGGAGCGAGGTCTCACCCGCCAGAGGCGTGGTTTCCGTCGCGTTCCGGAAGGGCAGCCCTCCAACGGCCACGGAGTGGGACTGCGCCAGCGCGCCAGGCAATGGCGCGTACTGCCAGAGGGACACGCCCGCCGCGGGCCTCTGGTACGTGAGCGTGACGCCCTCCTCCTACTACAGCGACATCTACCTGGTGGCGCTCGCCCGGTAG
- a CDS encoding DUF2306 domain-containing protein, with the protein MLTAHSRIPAPSSRRGWLVPVLLLLAAVPAVAGSLRLVEVASGAEATPDNARFLAAPWPIGLHIVGATLFCVLGAFQFSADFRRRRPGWHRRAGRVLLPSGLVAAASGLWMNAFFALPAHDGALLGALRFLFGLGMLVALLLGLAAVMRRDFTRHGAWMLRGYAIGMGAGTQVLTLAPWQLLFGPPQELPRALLMGAAWVINLAAAEWLIRGGARS; encoded by the coding sequence ATGCTCACCGCGCACTCCCGCATTCCGGCTCCCTCCTCACGGCGGGGCTGGCTCGTCCCCGTGCTGCTGCTGCTCGCGGCAGTCCCGGCCGTCGCCGGCTCCCTCCGGCTGGTGGAGGTGGCATCCGGCGCCGAGGCCACGCCGGACAACGCCCGGTTCCTCGCGGCGCCCTGGCCGATCGGGCTGCACATCGTCGGCGCGACGCTGTTCTGCGTGCTCGGCGCGTTCCAGTTCTCCGCGGACTTCCGCCGCCGCAGGCCCGGGTGGCACCGCAGGGCGGGGCGGGTCCTGCTGCCGAGCGGCCTCGTCGCCGCCGCGTCGGGACTGTGGATGAACGCGTTCTTCGCGCTCCCCGCGCACGATGGGGCGCTCCTCGGCGCGCTCCGGTTCCTGTTCGGCCTGGGGATGTTGGTAGCGCTCCTGCTCGGGCTCGCCGCCGTCATGCGGCGCGACTTCACCCGCCACGGGGCCTGGATGCTGCGCGGCTATGCCATTGGCATGGGCGCGGGCACGCAGGTGCTGACGCTCGCGCCGTGGCAGCTGCTCTTCGGGCCGCCGCAGGAGCTCCCCCGGGCGCTCCTCATGGGGGCGGCGTGGGTCATCAACCTGGCCGCCGCCGAGTGGCTCATCCGGGGCGGGGCCCGGTCGTGA
- a CDS encoding lipoprotein yields the protein MNKYLVVLCLLVAVSGCSKDSVEFSIDNPTAAPISVTIDGTSYEVQPRAARELSLRAGLHSMESATTGKLGFVVYTGTRGGLINPTFSPYLIVNEVYATNATTAKGFRPGEQTVQLDGVDFKGPFVLSDALFIDRTWSYGVHEDFPREIRVGRDSKGNIKSKVFSKDDFIRYVEEAEGTTGLYARSRKATPPPQRHLPQDAPLPTFADPEMESKAAPLKDLYRRYRQATTADEQAALQKAYAPAVQELLPLYAAKARSASREENEKYNELITRVGAALGWSARVVE from the coding sequence ATGAATAAGTATCTGGTCGTACTCTGTCTCCTCGTGGCCGTGAGTGGGTGCTCGAAAGACAGTGTGGAGTTCTCCATCGACAACCCGACCGCGGCTCCCATCAGCGTCACCATCGACGGAACCTCCTACGAGGTCCAGCCGCGTGCCGCCCGGGAGCTCTCGTTGCGCGCGGGGCTGCACTCGATGGAGTCCGCGACCACGGGGAAGCTCGGGTTCGTGGTGTACACGGGCACTCGCGGCGGCCTCATCAACCCGACGTTCAGCCCGTACCTCATCGTGAACGAGGTGTACGCCACCAACGCCACCACGGCGAAGGGCTTCCGTCCCGGCGAGCAGACCGTCCAGCTCGACGGCGTCGACTTCAAGGGGCCCTTCGTGCTCAGCGACGCGCTGTTCATCGACAGGACCTGGAGCTACGGCGTGCACGAGGACTTCCCGAGAGAAATCCGGGTGGGGCGTGACTCGAAGGGCAACATCAAGAGCAAGGTGTTCTCCAAGGACGACTTCATCCGCTACGTCGAAGAGGCCGAGGGCACAACCGGCCTCTACGCCAGGAGCCGGAAGGCCACGCCCCCTCCGCAACGGCATCTTCCCCAGGACGCACCGCTACCGACCTTCGCGGACCCGGAGATGGAATCGAAGGCGGCCCCCCTGAAGGACCTCTACCGGCGCTATCGGCAGGCCACCACCGCGGACGAGCAGGCGGCGCTCCAGAAAGCGTACGCTCCCGCGGTCCAGGAGCTGCTTCCTCTCTACGCGGCCAAGGCCCGCTCGGCGAGCCGGGAGGAGAATGAAAAGTACAACGAGCTGATCACCCGGGTGGGTGCGGCGCTCGGCTGGTCGGCGCGAGTCGTGGAGTAG
- a CDS encoding imm11 family protein — translation METTGTGTSDYFILEWDVLDGYCAIFTFPEGMPKIHKPARGIRMGTEYPDGLRFSMTKQEPGLKIADVIANAVNYFMVSKRMKGILEEHSGADIEFLRFVLLNHRGRVASEDCYIANVIGMHDCVDMDRTEGDRDPMKPARFMYLRRLLLQEDKIPPTAKLFRASAVPRLMIVRKDLKEQFEKEGVTGITWFPVGSEVAITV, via the coding sequence ATGGAAACGACTGGGACGGGGACGAGCGACTACTTCATCCTGGAGTGGGATGTGCTCGACGGGTATTGCGCCATCTTCACCTTTCCGGAGGGGATGCCGAAGATTCACAAGCCCGCGCGCGGCATTCGCATGGGGACTGAGTATCCGGATGGGCTGCGGTTCAGCATGACCAAGCAGGAGCCGGGGCTGAAGATTGCCGACGTCATCGCGAACGCCGTGAACTACTTCATGGTGTCGAAGCGGATGAAGGGAATCCTGGAGGAGCACTCCGGCGCCGACATCGAGTTCCTCCGGTTCGTGCTGTTGAACCACCGCGGGCGCGTCGCAAGCGAGGACTGCTACATCGCGAACGTCATCGGCATGCACGACTGCGTGGACATGGACCGGACGGAGGGCGACCGGGACCCGATGAAGCCTGCCCGCTTCATGTACCTGCGACGCCTGCTCCTGCAGGAGGACAAGATTCCCCCCACGGCGAAGCTCTTCCGCGCCTCGGCGGTTCCCCGGCTGATGATCGTCCGCAAGGACCTCAAGGAGCAATTCGAGAAGGAAGGCGTCACCGGCATCACCTGGTTCCCGGTGGGCTCCGAGGTAGCCATCACCGTATGA
- a CDS encoding LVIVD repeat-containing protein yields the protein MPSPVVHLLAALACAAVLSACSSEKPLPPESPPEAPPAYDGPWTPLPETGEWTDPGVLSSCIPPGPAASGCQQGSALMHFDVSGCDLGAFSAQEPRGAIYLAELRADRGDGNPVPESGGFLFDASGKPRTLMGQPADNAEANWQVFRLTASSGFLGQRTEDYTFQLCQAPDSRTLTGCYAWCRNGRLYSQGTFRAERMTWPQGEPESSGLSLVSETYVPRGRPVDVYVTRGHAYVVSTDNPNDTGGLTVFDLSDPRAPVQRASFQLPGDTFWNGVWAKDHALYIASGDAGVLVYDITDPARPAMVRSEKGGIVGAVDVHTVFVEGDRLYAMSPSARRTLIFDVSEPLSPRLLSSYTYPNGDGFPHDAFAFAGRLYINHMEDGFLVVDTQGELPSLLGQYGYTHAVSHANAVGTINGRTVAFEGGETLGAHLRVLDVTDPAHIVKIGEYRKRRITSIHNMLLVGTRLYVAWYHEGVRVLDVSDPSQPREVAHYNTFRESDPDRTDSLFHGAIGIRVPGDGHVYVVDKARGLLILDAP from the coding sequence ATGCCGTCCCCTGTCGTGCATCTGCTCGCCGCGCTTGCCTGCGCCGCGGTGCTGTCCGCCTGTTCCTCCGAGAAGCCGCTCCCGCCCGAGTCCCCGCCGGAGGCGCCCCCCGCCTATGACGGGCCCTGGACGCCGCTTCCCGAGACGGGGGAGTGGACCGACCCCGGGGTGCTCTCCTCGTGCATCCCCCCGGGGCCGGCTGCCAGCGGCTGTCAGCAAGGCTCCGCCCTGATGCACTTCGACGTGTCGGGCTGTGACCTGGGGGCGTTCTCGGCCCAGGAGCCCCGGGGCGCCATCTACCTTGCCGAGCTGCGTGCCGACCGGGGCGACGGAAACCCCGTCCCCGAGTCGGGTGGCTTCCTGTTCGACGCCTCCGGGAAGCCGCGGACCCTCATGGGCCAGCCGGCCGACAACGCCGAGGCGAACTGGCAGGTGTTCCGGCTCACGGCCTCCTCGGGCTTTCTGGGCCAGCGCACGGAGGACTACACCTTCCAGCTCTGCCAGGCCCCCGACTCCCGCACGCTCACGGGCTGCTACGCCTGGTGCAGGAACGGCCGGCTGTACTCCCAGGGCACCTTCCGCGCCGAGCGCATGACGTGGCCCCAGGGTGAGCCCGAGTCCTCCGGGCTCTCGCTCGTCTCCGAGACCTACGTGCCGCGGGGACGCCCCGTGGACGTGTATGTCACGCGGGGGCACGCCTATGTCGTCTCCACCGACAACCCGAACGACACCGGCGGCCTCACCGTCTTCGACCTCAGCGACCCGCGGGCTCCCGTGCAGCGCGCGTCCTTCCAGCTGCCGGGTGACACCTTCTGGAATGGCGTCTGGGCAAAGGACCACGCGCTGTACATCGCCAGTGGCGACGCTGGCGTGCTCGTCTATGACATCACCGACCCCGCCCGGCCTGCCATGGTGCGCAGCGAGAAGGGCGGCATCGTCGGCGCTGTCGACGTACACACCGTGTTCGTCGAGGGCGACCGGCTCTACGCGATGTCCCCCTCCGCGCGGCGGACGCTCATCTTCGACGTGTCGGAGCCGCTCTCGCCGCGGCTCCTCTCCAGCTACACGTACCCGAATGGGGACGGCTTCCCGCATGACGCGTTCGCGTTCGCGGGCCGGCTCTACATCAACCACATGGAGGACGGCTTCCTCGTGGTGGACACCCAGGGAGAGCTTCCGTCGCTGCTCGGCCAGTATGGGTACACCCATGCCGTCAGCCACGCCAACGCGGTGGGCACCATCAACGGTCGCACCGTGGCCTTCGAGGGGGGCGAGACGCTCGGCGCGCACCTGCGCGTGCTGGACGTCACCGACCCGGCCCACATCGTGAAGATTGGCGAGTACCGGAAGCGCCGCATCACCTCCATCCACAACATGCTGCTGGTGGGCACGCGCCTCTACGTTGCCTGGTACCACGAGGGCGTGCGCGTGCTGGACGTGTCCGACCCTTCCCAGCCGCGCGAGGTGGCGCACTACAACACCTTCCGCGAGTCGGACCCGGACCGGACGGACAGCCTGTTCCATGGCGCCATCGGCATCCGCGTCCCTGGCGACGGGCACGTGTACGTCGTGGACAAGGCGCGCGGCTTGCTCATCCTCGACGCGCCGTAG